GGGACGACCGAACCGACGACCGACCCGGAGCTGGTCCGGGCGTTCGGCGAGACACATGGCTGGCCGTTGGCCATCAAGGCGGCGTTCGGCGGCGGTGGTCGTGGCATGAAGGTCGTTCGCGGCCCCGGCGACGTCGAGTCGGCGCTGGCAGGTGCCCGCCGCGAGGCCGAGGCGTCCTTCGGCCGTGGCGAGTGCTACGTCGAGCGGTACCTGGAGCGTCCCCGCCACGTCGAGGTGCAGGTCCTTGCCGACGCTGACGGAACCGTCATCCACCTGGGTGAGCGCGACTGCTCGTTGCAGCGTCGCCACCAGAAGCTGGTGGAGGAGGCCCCTGCACCCGGCCTGGCCGACGCCACCCGTATGGCCCTGCGCGACGCAGCCATCCGAGTGGCCAGCGAGATGGGCTACGTCAACGCCGGGACGTGTGAGTTCCTCGTCGACCGCGACGCCGACGGCACCGAACGCCACTACTTCTTGGAGATGAACACCCGCCTGCAGGTCGAGCACCCGGTCACGGAGCTCGTGACCGGCGTGGACCTGGTCCACCAGCAGCTGCGGATCGCCGCGGGCGACGGCATGACCATCGCCCAGGACGACGTCGAGCTGCGCGGCCACGCCATCGAGGTGCGGCTGAACGCCGAGGACCCGGCGACCAACTTCATGCCCTCCCCCGGCCCGGTCACCCGCATCACCGTGCCGCAGGGCCCGTGGATCCGCTTCGACGGCGGTGTGGAGTCCGGTGACGTCATCGGCGGCGCCTACGACTCGATGGTCGGCAAGCTGATCGTGTGGGGCGAGGACCGCGCCACCGCGGTGTCCCGCATGGCCCGGGCGCTGGAGGAGATGACGGTCGTCGGCGTGCCGACCACGCTGCCGTTCCACCGCCTCGCGATGGCCCACGAGGACTTCGTGACGGCCAGCCACGCGACCTCCTCGGTCGAGGGCGACTGGGACCTGTCGACGCTGGAGCCGTGGCAGCCGGCCGACCCCGAACCGGTGGCGACCAACGGGCACGCCCCCGGTCACACCACCACCGCCCGCGAGGTCGAGCTGTTCGTCTCCGGCGCCCCGCTGCACGTCACCGTGCACGGGGTCGGCCGGGCCAACGCCGCGGTGCAGGCCGCCAGCAGCCGCCGACGTGACGGCGGTGGTCGTCGGGGCGCCGGGGCCAGCAACGACGGTCCCGAGCTGCGCGCCCCGATGACCGGCGTGATCGTCACCTACGCGGTGGCCGACGGCGACACGGTGTCCGCCGGCGACATCGTCTGCGTGCTGGAGGCCATGAAGATGGAGAACCACGTGGTGGCCCACCGCGACGGCACCGTCGGCGGCATCGGCCTGTCCGATGGCGACGCGGTCGAGCAGGGCGCGCTGCTGGCCACCATCACCGCATGATCGGTGCGGTCGCCCGCCGACGGGCAGTGACCGTCCCCACGAGGAGCACCCCACGATGAGCGCACGGACCGCACTGGTCATCGGCGGCACCGGACCGACCGGGCCACCCCTGGTCGACGGGCTGGTCGAGCGAGGGTTCGACACGACGATCTTCCACACGGGCCGCCACGAGCTGCCCGACGGACCCGACGTGCCCCACCTGCACGGCGACCCCTACAGCGCCGACGGCATCGCCGACGCGCTGGGAGGCCGCCGCTTCGACGTGGTCGTGGCGACCTACGGGCGGGTCCGGCTGCTGGCCGAGCACGTCGCCGGCAGGTGCGACCACTTCCTGGCCGTGGGCGGCACACCGGTCTACGAGGGCTACGTCGAACCCCACCTCCACTTCCCCACCGGCATGGACATGCCCGTGCGGGAGGATCGCCACCCGTTGGTGCCGACCGAGGACATCCCCGACGCCCACTACCGCACGGCGGCGATCCGTCGGACCGAGGACACCGTCTTCGAGCTCGGCACCCGCGGGGCGTTCGACGCGACCTACCTGCGCTACCCGACGGTCTACGGGCCGAGGAACCCGCACGCGTGGGAGTGGACGGTCGTCCGCCGTGTGCTCGACGGTCGGCCGTGGATGATCCTGTCCGACGACGGGCGGGGCATCCACTCCCGAGCGGGTGCACGCAACGCCGCCCACGCGATCCTCTGCGCGATCGACCACCCGTCCGCGGCGGCCGGCAAGGCCTACAACGTCGCCGACGAGGACCTGGTCAGCATCCGGCAGTGGGCCGAGCTGACCGCCGAGGCGGCCGGCGGGTCGCTGGGCATCCGCTCGTTGCCCGGCGAGCTGCCGAGCCCCGGCTGGGGCGTCATCGCCTTCGGCTACAAGGGCACCCCGAGCTGTGTGCTGGACACCACCCGGCTGCGCGAGGACCTGGGCTACCGCGACGTGATGTCGCTGCGGGACGGCATCGCCGAGACGGTGGAGTGGATGCTGGCCAACCGCGAGCAGATGGACGCCAACCCCAACCTCGTCGACCCGTTCGACTACGACGCCGAGGACGCGCTGATGGCCGCCTACGACCGGGCCATGGCTGACCTGGCCCCGTACACCGAGCCGTTCACCAGCGGCATGAAGCGCATGCCGGTGCCGCAGACCGCGAAGGGCTCGAAGGCCGGCGACACCGCCGGCGACACGGCGGGGACCTCGTCGTGATCGGGCTGACATCGTGATCGGGCTGGAGGAGCTGCGCGACCGGGTGCTCGGCCGCGAGCTGGAGGGTGGCACGTGGACGCCGCTGGACTACGAGGCATGGCTGGCGGCCGACGCCATGCTGGCCCCGCCCCCGCAGGACGGCGCGATGCACCCGATGATGGTCTTCCATGCCACCGTGCGGGCCGTCGCCTACACCATCGGCGAGCTGTTCGAGCTGTTCGACTGCCCGTTGGAGGACGGCCCGATGCTGGGCGAGATGGACCTGCACCAGCACCGCCCGCTGCAGGTGGGCGAGACCTACGCGGTCCAGCCGACGATCGTCGACGTCGTCCGCAAGGAGGGCCGCAGCGGCACCTTCGACCTGATCGCCACCGAGTTCGTGGTGCGTGGCGACGACGGCGAAGCGGCCGCCACCCTCCGCAACACCTACGTCTGCCCGAGGAGGGCGTGATGACGACCCCGATCGTTGGCGAGGCGATCACCCCGCTGCACATCGACGGCGTGGACGGCCAGCAGATCAAGACCATGGCCGCCCTGCTGCGCGACCCCAACCCAATCCACTTCGACACCGACGTCACCCGGGCGCTGGGCATGGGCGATCGTGCGGTCAACCAGGGGCCGACCAACGTCGGTTACGTGGCCACCGCGCTGATGGCGTGGGCCGGCGGCGGCCCCGAGTGCATCCGCCACCTGAAGGTCCGCCTGGCCGGGAACGTCTTCGCCGGCGACCGCCTGACCGCCGGCGGCACCGTCGAGTCCCTCTCGGAGGAGGACGGCACCACCGTCGCCACCTGCACCGTGTGGCTGCGCCGCGACGACGACACCGTCGTGGTCACCGGCACCGCCGAAGTGGCCCTGTAGCCCTCGAGCCGACGAGGTGCGTGTGCGTTGGCCACCCCCTGTGGCAGCTCAACTCACCCGGGGTGGAGCGTCGTGCGGCATACCCACCCCCTGACGGCGTCCATGCCACACGTCGGCCAAGGCTGCGCGACATGGGCAGCCAGAGCCGACGCCGAACGCACACACCGTTCGTGTGCCCAACGCACAGAGGTGCCAACGCACCGCCGCCGGGCATCCCAAACCCCTACACCGTCCGGCCGGCGTCGTCCCAGTGCTGCTTGCGGAGCTCGCGCTTGAGGATCTTGCCGGTCGGCGCCTTGGGCAGCGCGTCGACGAACTCCACGCTCTTGGGCTTCTGGTAGGACGCGAGGTGTTCGCGGGCGGCGTCGATGATGTCGCGCTCGGTGGCCTCGTGGCCCTTGCGAAGCACGACGACGGCGTGGACGTTCTCGCCCCACACGTCGTCGGGGACGCCGATGACGGCGCACTCCAGCACGGCGGGATGGGCGTTGATCGCCTCCTCGACCTGCACCGAGTAGATGTTCTCGCCGCCCGAGATGATCATGTCCTTGGCGCGGTCGACGATGTAGACGAACCCGTCGGCGTCCCACGTCGCCATGTCGCCGGTCCACATCCAGCCGTCGCGCAATGTCTGCGCGGTCTGCTCCGGCTGCTGCCAGTAGCCCAGCATGTTCGCGGGTGAGCGCACGATGATCTCACCGGTCGTCTCGCCGTCCCGCGGGACCGGCTCGCCGTCGAACCCGACCACGCGCACGTCGGTGACAAACCCCTCCCGACCGCAGGACTTCAGCCGGTGCGGGTTGATGCCCTCGACCGCGTCGGCGTGGACCTCCTGGGACAGGAACGTCATCGTCGTGCCCTCCGTCTGCCCGTACCCCTGGATGAGGGTGCACGGGAAGGCCTCGAGCGCGCGCTTGACCACGGCGCTCGGCATCGGTCCGCCGCCGTACTGGATGTTGCGCAGGCTGGACAGGTCGAAGTCGTCGAAGTCCTCGACGTCCATCATCCAGCTGAGCATCGTGGTGATGCCGAGAAAGGCCGACACCCGCTCGCGCTGGATGACCTCCAGGGCCAGGCGAGGCTCGAAGTTGATCAGCACCACCGGGCAGCCGTGCGCCAGGTAGTTCATCGACAGCACCACGGGGATGTGGAACATCTGCCCGGTCAGCATGTAGACGTCGGTCGGCACGATCCGCTCGGCGACGGTCTGGTTGAGCATGCCCATCCAGGCGCTGCGGTGGGAGTGCAGCGCGCCCTTGGACCGTCCGGTGGTGCCTCCGGTGTAGAGGATGAAGAGGGGGTCGTCCTCCCCGACGCCGTCGGCCCACGGGGGCTCGTGGTCGCCGGCGCGGGCGACGAGCTCGGCGAGGCTGCCGCTGCCGTCGGGGGCGACGGCCAGGACGTGGGGGATGTCGAGCTCGCCGGCAAGGGTCTCGGCGACGTCCCGGAACTCCTCGGCCACGACGATCGCGGCGGGATCGCCGTCGGCGAGGATCTTCCCCAGCTCGACCTCACCCAGCCGCCAGTTCAGCGGCTGGGTGATCAGCCCGGCCCGGCCGCAGGCGAAGTAGAGGGCCTGGTACTCGATGGAGTTGCGGGACAGGACCGCAACTCGGTCCCCCTGCTCGAGCCCGAGCTCGTCGCGAAGCCCGTTGGCGAGCCGCCGGACGTACTCGTCGAGCGCGGCGAAGGTCATCCGTCGCCCGCTGGGGACGTCGATGAGGGCTTCGCGTTCACCGTCGAGGTGGGCCCACTTGGTCGGGATGCGGCCGATGTTGATCACGACCACAGTTCTACCATCCGTTTGGTAAGCAAATCCACCGCCTTCCGAGGACCCTGCGCCATCGAAGGCTTGCGCACCTCGCCTCCGGGTGCAACGATTACCAAACAGTCGTTTGGTGGATCGCCGACGACACCCCCAACCTGAGCAGGGAGCCGTGATGCAGAACTACGACGTCATCGTGATCGGAGCGGGAGCCGCCGGGCTGTCCGCAGCCGCGCTGCTGGCCAAGGAGGGGAAGTCCGTCCTCGTCGTCGAGCGCAGCCCCTTCCTCGGCGGCCGCGGCATGGCCACCCCCGACGAGGGCTACGAGCTGAACCTCGGCGCCCACCTCATGGAGGACTCCGGGTCGGGCCTGACGCGGATCTTCGAGCACGTCGGCAAGACGCTGGGCCACGGCCCCTCCAACACCGACATGCCCGTGTGGAACCACGAGACCGAGCAGTGGGGTTCCATCCGCGACCGCTACTCCGGCTCCAAGGACGAGCTGAAGGCCGTGATCAAGGCGCTCGTCGACACCCCCTACGAGGAGCTCGAGCGCTGGGACGACCGGCCCATGCGCGCGTGGATCCAGCAGTACACCAACCACCAGGGCGTCATCGACCTGTTCGAGTTCATCACCGTCATGGAGTGCATGACCGAGGACTGGTGGGACCACTCGGCGTCGGAGAACCTCTTCGTGCGCAAGATGCACTACGAGGAGAAGAACACCGCGGCGTACTCCTACTGGCCGGTGGGCGGCTGGCAGAAGCTGTTCACCGACCTGCGCGACGCCATCGAGGAGAACGGTGGCGAGGTTCGGCTCGGACAGCCGGTCAGCCGCGTGCTGATGGATGGTGGCGAGGTGAAGGGTGTCGCCCTGCCCCGCGCCGGTGCGGTGCTGCCCAACGAGATCTTCCACGAGGACGAGGTCCGCGCACCCGTCGTCATCTCCACGCTGCCCGTGTGGCACGTCCTCAACATCGTCGACGAGCATGCCCTGCCGGAGTGGTACGTCGACCAGATCAAGCAGATGGCGCAGGACAAGAACCGCATCTCGTGGGCCGGCCTGTACATGGCCACCGAGGAACCGATCCCGGTGCTGGACCGCCAGGAGATCGCGACGTGGCTGCACTCCCCCGTCGCCCGCGCCTCCGGCTTCATGTTCGAGATGTCGGCCCTGGACGAATCGGTCGCCCCCGACGGCAAGCACCTCTACGTGATGGGTGCGATGCTCCACGGGTTCGGACGAAACGGCGACATGGGATTCGTCAAGCAGAAGTTCGACGAGTTCGAGCAGGACGTCGAGACGATGTGGCCGGGCCTCGCCGACCACGTCTTCAAGCGCCGCCACCTGGTCTACGACCCCTCCTTCGGCGTCATCCAGAAGCCCGGACTGGTCGGCAGCTTCCGTCCGCACTGGAAGGCCCCCAACATCCAGGGCCTGTACTTCGCGTCGGAGACCTTCAAGTCCCGCGGCATCGGCATCGACCGGGCCGCACGTGCCGGCCTGTCGGCGGTGGAGGACATCCTCGGCCGTCGCCTGTGGCCGCTCGACGAGGGCTTCCGGTACTGATGCGCGACGTCGTCGGGCGGCTGGGCGTGGTCCGCGTGGACCACGTCGCGGTCGCCGTCCGGTCCATCGAGGCCGCCGTACCGCTGTTCCGCGACCTGCTGGGCGGCGAGTTCCTGCACGGCGGCAACGAGCCGGAACCGCTGGGCATCCGCACGATCCAGCTGGCGATGCCGAACGACCTGCGCATCGAGCTGCTCCAGCCCTGCACCCCCGACAGCTACCTCCACGCCGTCCTCGACAAGCGTGGCGAGGGCGTGCACCACATCACCGTCTTCGTCGCCGACATCCATGTGGCGCTGGCCGCGCTGGAGGAGGCCGGCATCGAGACGGTCGACACGGACCTCGAGACCGACCCGACGTGGCTGCAGACCTACGTCCGCCCGCGTTCGGGGTTCGGGATCGTCTGGCAGATCGTGCAGTCCGCCGACGACTGGAGCGTCCCCCAGGGCATCGCCTCGCTGGAGGCGGTCCTGGCCGGAGGGGTCGACTGGGCCACCAACCGGGTGGCCCGCAGCGACGGGGACGCGGGCAGCACACCGTCGTGAGGCGGCCCTCCCCGGTTACCCTTCGTTGACCATGCCTGCCGACCGCGCCCCCCGAGGCACCCGCGAAGCCCCACGCCGCAAGGACGAGGTGCTCGCCGCCGCCACCCGTGTGTTCCACGCCAAGGGCTACGCGACCGCGTCGATCCAGGACGTCGCCGACGAGCTCGGCATCCTCAAGGGCAGCCTCTACTACTACATCGACTCCAAGGAGGACCTGCTCTTCGACATCATCGACCGGGTCCACCGTGACACCGTCGAACGGCTCGAGGAGTGGCTCGAGGTCGAGGGTGACCCGCTGGTGCAGCTGCGGGCCTACCTCGAGCAGCAGGTGCAGGCGTACTGCCGGGACGTGCAGCAGGTCGGCGTGTTCCTCAACGACTTCGCCCATCTGTCGGAGGCGCGCCGAGCGACGATCCTGGCCGAACGCGACCGGTTCGACGCGGCCCTGCGCGACCTGCTGCGTCGAGGCGTCGAGTCCGGATCCATGGCCGCCGACGTCGACCCGAAGCTGACGGCCATGGCCGTCTTCGGGATGATGAACTGGATCAGCACCTGGTGGCGCGAGGACGGGCCGAGCACTCCCGAACAGGTCGCCCGGCAGTTCACCGACCTCGTGCTGGCCGGTGTCGTCGGCCCGGCCAGCGGGTCCCGAAGCGACCTGGGGCGCCCGGCGTCCTGATCGATCCGGACGGTCAGCTGGTCCGGACGTCCCAGCAGACCTCGACCTCGGGGTCGTACCGGCAGTGCACGCCCAGGTCGATGCTGCGTCGCAGGTGGTCGGCGAGATCGGGGCAGACCTCGTCGATCCGCTTGATCGCGTAACGGATGCGGGCACCGACCGCCTGGCGGGCCTTCTCCTCCCCGTCGGCGCCGAGCCGGGTTCGGTGGCCGAGGCCGGCCGACGCCCGGAGCTGCCCGACCAACCAGCCCCGTTCGGCCCGAACCGTCTCCAGCGTCGCCTCGTCACCGTGGTGCGCCGCCAGGGCCGCCCGTTCGTCGAGCTCGACGATCCTGCGGGCGTAGCGTCGACGCGCCTGGTCGTCGATGACCTCGAGCCGTCGTTCGAGGACGCCGGACCCGGTCAGGTCGAAGACGTGGACGTCCTGGCCGCTGTTGTCGAGGAGGACCGCGATGTCGCGCACGCCCTTGGCGTCGGGCACCACGGCGCTCGTGTCGCGGAGGCCGATGACCCAACCGTGACCGGTCTGCTGCCAGCGTCCGGTAGCGGGTTCCGGCTGCCCGGTGGCGCTGACGCCGGTGTGCTCGACGGTCGGAGTGCTCAGCCCGTGCCGGGCGAGTAGCTCCTTGGCTCGCCGCAGGAGCGGCCGCGCACCGATGTCCTTCGCGGTCCGGGCCGCACGCGCCAGGGCCGTGCGTGCCGCAGGGCGATCCCCGACCCGGAGGTGCAGCTCGCCGAGCTCCAGCAGGCACATGGCGACGCGCTGGGGCATGGGCATCGCCTCGTAGCACGCCAACGCGTCGTTCCAGCGTTCGATCACCGCCTTCGGATCACCGCCGCGGGACACGAGCGCCATCGCCTCGAGCCGCATCCGTTCCCCCGCGTGCACACGGGTCTCGCCCGTGGCCGCCCGGTCGCGGACGGCACGGACCACCGGGTCGAGGTCCTCGTCGATGCCTGCGGCCCGCACGGCCTCGGCGTACAGGGCCCCGACCTCGCCGGCCCAGAACGCGGGCCCGTCCGGGTCGGTCGCCGCGGTGAACGCCACACGGACACGCGCCACGGCCGTCTCGTGGTCGCCCTCGGCCAGCGCGACCTCGGTGGCGAGCTGTCCCCAGAAGCACTGGAACCAGATCTGCCGGGAGCTCGCCATCTCGCGGTCGGCCTCCTCCATCAGCCAGCGGGCCAGGCGGACGTCGCCGCTGCGGATCGCCGCCATGCCGGTCTGGGTCAGCAGGCCGCCCCGCGCCGCTCCCTCCGGCGCCAGGACCATCGCCTCCAGGCCGATCGCGAGGGCCTCCTCGAGGCGGCCGAGGTCGATGGAAGGGCCCAGCAGGTTGATGCGCAGGTCCATGCCGCGCGTGCGCCCGAGGCCATGGGCCTCCGCGAGGTCCACCGCCCGCTGACACTCCTCGATTGCCGCCTCGAAGGCACCCTGATTGGCCAGGATCCCGCTGTGCCCGCTCGCGGCCCGCATCTGCTGCACCACGGCACCGGCGTCCTCTGCGACGCGGCGAGCCCGGGCGAAGAGGCGAGCCGACTCCGCTGCGTCGCCGCGTTGCCCCCGGATGGTGGCCAGGGTGATGAGCGCCTCTGCCCATGCGGTCTGCTCCCCGACGGCCTCGGCGACCTCGGCAGCGTGGGCGGCAAGGGCCTCGCCCTCACCGAAGATGCCCTGCTTCATCATCGCGGTGGAGAAGGCGGCCTCGACGCGGGCACGAAGGGGGGTCCGCTGGTCGCGCACGAGGGACAACGCCGTCCGGAACGCGGGCTCGGACCGTTCCCAGTCGAGGTCGTGGCCGCGGCCGACCAGCGTGTGCAGCGCGGCTGCCCGTTCGCGGTCCTGCTCGGCATCACCGAGGAGCTCCAGCCCCTTCGTGGCCAGCGCGACCGTGCGACGCTCGTCGAGGTCGGCGAGCGCGCACTGGGAGGCGGCCTGCATGACGCCGGGAAGGTCGGTGCCGACCCGGGCCTCGGCGTCGGGCACCAGGTGCCACAGCTCAGCGACCCGTTCGAGGGACAGCCGGGCATCCCTGTAGGCGAACACCGTCCGTGCATGTGTCGCCGCACGGAACGCCGCCTCGAGCTCCTCGTCACGACGACCGGCGACGCGGAGATGCCTCGCCAGCTCGGCGGCATCCTCGGCGTCGATCCCGCCACCCTGCAGGAGGCGGTCGGCGAGCGCGCTGTGGACCGCCAGGAGCTCGCTCGGCAGGGAACCGGCCTCGATCGCATCCGCGATGAGGGCATGGCGCAGCCGGTACGCCACCCCGTCGACGATCAGCAGGTGGCGTTCGATCGCCTCGCGCACGGCCGCGTCGAGCTCGTCGGGCGCCAGGCTGCTGACCTCGAGCAGCACGACGTGGTCGACCGGCCCGCCGACGGCGGCAAGGATGCGCAGGACCTGCTTGGTCCGCTGGGCGCACCCGTCGAACCGGGCGAGCAGGAGGTCGGCCAGCTGGTCGGTCAGCGCCCCGTGCCCGTTCGCCAGCTCCAGGGCGTACAGCGGGTTGCCTCCGGAGCGGTCCATGACGTCGCCGAGCTCACGGGCGTCCATGACCCGGTCGCGCAGCAGGGACAGCAGGGCCGCCGCGTCGAGCGGGCCGAGGTCGAGCCTGGTTGCCCGTGGCGAACGGGTGACGGTGTCCAGCAACGGCCTGGCCGGGTGCCCGCGCCCGATCTCGGTCGTCCGGGCCGTCATCACGACGAGGGCCCGGACGCCACCGAGGTTGGCGAGCAGGTAGCCAAGGACGTCGCGGCTGGCTGGGTCGCACCAGTGGACGTCCTCGATGACCAGCACCAGCAGGGGACACGCAGCGGCCGCCTGCTCGACCACCCCGAGCAGGTGCTCCACGAGCTGGTCCTGGCCGAGGGCGTCGACGCGGCTCGTCATCCCCTCCGCGCCCAGCAGGTCAGGGACCAAACGGCTCAGCGAGACCCTGGCGGCGGCGCTGATCTCGACCCCCCACTGCTCTGGGTCTCGCAGGACGGGACGGATCGCCTGGACGGTGGCGGCGTAGGGCAGCTGACCGGCGCCGGTGTCGAGGCACTCGCCGCGGAGCACGCGTGCGCCCTCGAGCCCAGCGACGAAGGTGTCGACCACCGTGCTCTTGCCGATCCCCGCGTCGCCGGAGACCAGGACGATCCGTGCGTCGTGGCCCCGTCGGGCCTCCTCTGCGACGCGGAGGAGGACCCCGAGCTCGTCGTCACGACCGAGCGGCCTGCCCCCGCTGGTGCGCACACGGAACGGCGACGCAGACAAGGCGTCCTGCGACGGCACTGCTGCCCCTGCACCCACGTTCACGGCGCGTTCCTCCCCTTGTGGGGAGGAGACTAGTTCGGATACGCCGCTGTTCCAAGGGTCGGAGCACGATTCATGCGGTCGTCACCCGTTGGCGGCTCGGACCTGGCGGGCGACGTCGCGGGTGTCGTACCAGAGGCTGAGTCGTGCGATGTGGCCGTCCTCGTCGATGTCGAACACGTCGACGGCGTCGAAGGCGATGTCGGCACCGCCCACGGTTCGCCCCTCGAACCCGATCTCGACGGTCACGACCCGGTCGGCGACGGAGATCCGGGTGGGTGTGTCGGTGCCGCGTTCGAACCCGGCCAGCAACGGCGGGTAGTAGGCCGCGATGTCCGCTCGCCCCTGCCGGTCGCGCGACCCCACCGGGCTGAACGTCGCATCCTCCGCGAACAGCGCCGCCAGGGCGTCGAAGTCACGCGCGTTGACGGCAGCGAAGTAGGCCTCGACAGTGGCGCGAGGGTTGGTGGGACGGGGCTCGGAAGCGGGCGAATCGGGCACGAACCGAATACTGACTGATCAGTCAGTAGGTCACAAGGGTCGGGTCGGGATCGCCGACTCGCGCGCGGACGAGCTCGTCCATGCGCCGGAGGGCGTTGCGGGCGAAGCGCTTCTGCATCCAGCGGCCGAACACCTTCATGCCGAGCCAGACGATCGGGTTGGTGATGCGGGCCGGGCGGCTGTAGGCGTGGATGCGGAACTGCACCTCGCCGGTGTCCAGCCACTTCCACACCTCGAAGTCCATCTGCCCGGTCTCCAGGTGCCCCTCGAGGGTGCGGTAGTTCCAGCCCCACCGTCGGACGGGCCGGTCGTCGACGGTGGCGGTCTCGTCGCGGACGTCACCGACCCGCAGGCCGAGCAGGAACCGCAGCCCGTAGAACCGCGCTTCGAGCATCATGTTGCGTTGCGCCAGCGGGACGTCGGCCCAGTAGACGGCCCGGACGATGCGCGGGTCGACGAAGGCGTAGTCCTCGATCAGCAGTGCGGCTGTTTCCCAGGGGCCATCGGGGATCGGGTCGCCGGGAGGTTCGTGCGGCAGCGCTCGGCACCAGTCGTCGAGGATCCATCCCTGGTCCACGTCGTCGATGTCCACGGTGTCGAGGGCGTAGTTGAGCCCGGAGTCGGGCAGCCGCTCCAACCCTCGCCTGGCCCTGTCCGACACCGGCGCGGTCGATACCGTCCGGCGTTGGTCCGCACCGGGCCCGTCGGCATCCTCCTCGATGATGTCGGTGTCCATCTCCACGGAGGTCATGACCACGCCGCCCGCAAGGGCGACGACGCCTGCGCAGAACTCGGCCCACATGTGCAGCTGGATCTCGCTGGCGAGCGGCACGCGGTCGTAGAGGACGTGGAACAGCCGGTTCCCGCTGCGGGCGAAGGACTCGATCTCGAAGACGGTCCAGTCGAACCGGTCGTGGGCCCGGGCTCGAAAGGTGATCTGTCCTGCCTCCATGTGCCCGTCGAGCGTAATCAGCGTGAACGACGTCGCATCGGCGTCGACGACCCTGACAGGACCGTTCCAGGGGCCGGGCAGGTACACCACGTACTCGTTGCCGACCTCGATCCGGTCGGTCTTGCCGTCGGGTGAGCCGTCCTCGAAGCGGGCCATCGCCTCGGGAGTCGCCGCGTTGATGTCCCGCCGCAGGGTGGCCACGACCTGCTCGGGCGTCATCGCGCTGTCGGTGAAGGCGATGCGATAGGAACGGCGGTACAGCGGGCCCACCCCGTCAGCGGCCCGCTGGACGACGTCGAGGTCGCCGACCACGTCGCGGTCGAGGTCGGGCACGTCCGGCACCGTCTGGGCGGACCGTCCCCGACGGTAGAGGGGCACGCGGTGGAACAGGTAGGACAGGGTGGTCCACAACATGCTGGTCGCCCAGCGCCACACGCGCTGGGCCCGGGTCGACACCGTCAGTG
The nucleotide sequence above comes from Euzebya pacifica. Encoded proteins:
- a CDS encoding NAD-dependent epimerase/dehydratase family protein, yielding MSARTALVIGGTGPTGPPLVDGLVERGFDTTIFHTGRHELPDGPDVPHLHGDPYSADGIADALGGRRFDVVVATYGRVRLLAEHVAGRCDHFLAVGGTPVYEGYVEPHLHFPTGMDMPVREDRHPLVPTEDIPDAHYRTAAIRRTEDTVFELGTRGAFDATYLRYPTVYGPRNPHAWEWTVVRRVLDGRPWMILSDDGRGIHSRAGARNAAHAILCAIDHPSAAAGKAYNVADEDLVSIRQWAELTAEAAGGSLGIRSLPGELPSPGWGVIAFGYKGTPSCVLDTTRLREDLGYRDVMSLRDGIAETVEWMLANREQMDANPNLVDPFDYDAEDALMAAYDRAMADLAPYTEPFTSGMKRMPVPQTAKGSKAGDTAGDTAGTSS
- a CDS encoding AMP-binding protein, with the protein product MINIGRIPTKWAHLDGEREALIDVPSGRRMTFAALDEYVRRLANGLRDELGLEQGDRVAVLSRNSIEYQALYFACGRAGLITQPLNWRLGEVELGKILADGDPAAIVVAEEFRDVAETLAGELDIPHVLAVAPDGSGSLAELVARAGDHEPPWADGVGEDDPLFILYTGGTTGRSKGALHSHRSAWMGMLNQTVAERIVPTDVYMLTGQMFHIPVVLSMNYLAHGCPVVLINFEPRLALEVIQRERVSAFLGITTMLSWMMDVEDFDDFDLSSLRNIQYGGGPMPSAVVKRALEAFPCTLIQGYGQTEGTTMTFLSQEVHADAVEGINPHRLKSCGREGFVTDVRVVGFDGEPVPRDGETTGEIIVRSPANMLGYWQQPEQTAQTLRDGWMWTGDMATWDADGFVYIVDRAKDMIISGGENIYSVQVEEAINAHPAVLECAVIGVPDDVWGENVHAVVVLRKGHEATERDIIDAAREHLASYQKPKSVEFVDALPKAPTGKILKRELRKQHWDDAGRTV
- a CDS encoding phytoene desaturase family protein, whose amino-acid sequence is MQNYDVIVIGAGAAGLSAAALLAKEGKSVLVVERSPFLGGRGMATPDEGYELNLGAHLMEDSGSGLTRIFEHVGKTLGHGPSNTDMPVWNHETEQWGSIRDRYSGSKDELKAVIKALVDTPYEELERWDDRPMRAWIQQYTNHQGVIDLFEFITVMECMTEDWWDHSASENLFVRKMHYEEKNTAAYSYWPVGGWQKLFTDLRDAIEENGGEVRLGQPVSRVLMDGGEVKGVALPRAGAVLPNEIFHEDEVRAPVVISTLPVWHVLNIVDEHALPEWYVDQIKQMAQDKNRISWAGLYMATEEPIPVLDRQEIATWLHSPVARASGFMFEMSALDESVAPDGKHLYVMGAMLHGFGRNGDMGFVKQKFDEFEQDVETMWPGLADHVFKRRHLVYDPSFGVIQKPGLVGSFRPHWKAPNIQGLYFASETFKSRGIGIDRAARAGLSAVEDILGRRLWPLDEGFRY
- a CDS encoding MaoC/PaaZ C-terminal domain-containing protein, with translation MTTPIVGEAITPLHIDGVDGQQIKTMAALLRDPNPIHFDTDVTRALGMGDRAVNQGPTNVGYVATALMAWAGGGPECIRHLKVRLAGNVFAGDRLTAGGTVESLSEEDGTTVATCTVWLRRDDDTVVVTGTAEVAL
- a CDS encoding FAS1-like dehydratase domain-containing protein, with the protein product MIGLEELRDRVLGRELEGGTWTPLDYEAWLAADAMLAPPPQDGAMHPMMVFHATVRAVAYTIGELFELFDCPLEDGPMLGEMDLHQHRPLQVGETYAVQPTIVDVVRKEGRSGTFDLIATEFVVRGDDGEAAATLRNTYVCPRRA
- a CDS encoding acetyl/propionyl/methylcrotonyl-CoA carboxylase subunit alpha; the protein is MFNAVLIANRGEIAVRVARACRELGVRSVAVHSEADAGAMHVRMADEAHLLGPTPPAESYLNIPRILAVAEQAGVDAIHPGYGFLSENADFARAVVDAGFAWIGPPPKAIEAMGDKLTARAVARAADVPVVPGTTEPTTDPELVRAFGETHGWPLAIKAAFGGGGRGMKVVRGPGDVESALAGARREAEASFGRGECYVERYLERPRHVEVQVLADADGTVIHLGERDCSLQRRHQKLVEEAPAPGLADATRMALRDAAIRVASEMGYVNAGTCEFLVDRDADGTERHYFLEMNTRLQVEHPVTELVTGVDLVHQQLRIAAGDGMTIAQDDVELRGHAIEVRLNAEDPATNFMPSPGPVTRITVPQGPWIRFDGGVESGDVIGGAYDSMVGKLIVWGEDRATAVSRMARALEEMTVVGVPTTLPFHRLAMAHEDFVTASHATSSVEGDWDLSTLEPWQPADPEPVATNGHAPGHTTTAREVELFVSGAPLHVTVHGVGRANAAVQAASSRRRDGGGRRGAGASNDGPELRAPMTGVIVTYAVADGDTVSAGDIVCVLEAMKMENHVVAHRDGTVGGIGLSDGDAVEQGALLATITA